The Balaenoptera acutorostrata chromosome 6, mBalAcu1.1, whole genome shotgun sequence genome includes the window ATGATGCCAGAGAACTTCACCTGGGCCAGGGGTACCCCTACTGAGTTCATCCTCCTGGGCATCACAGATCGCTGGGACCTGCACCTGACCCTCTTCCTGATCTTCCTGCCCGTCTACCTGGTGAGCCTGCTGGGAAATGTGGGCATGGTGCTGCTAGTCTACGTGGCCGCCCAGCTCCACACACCCGTGTACTTCTTCCTGGCCAACTTCTCCCTGCTGGATGCCTGCTATTCCTCCGCCATCTGTCCAAAGATGCTCGTGGACCAGCTGTTGCCCTGCATCACCATCCCTTATGCAGCCTGTGCCCTCCAGATGTTTTTGTTTACAGGGCTGGTGGATGCTAAGTGTTGCCTGTTGACATCCATGGCCTATGACCACGGTGTGGCCATCGGAAACCCTCTTTACACCACCGCCGTGTCGCGACGTCTGTGTCTGGTCTTGCTGGCAGCATCAGGCCTGGGTGCGGCAGTGAGTGCCGTGGTCCACACGACCTTCACCTTCCGCCTGAGCTTCTGTGGCTCTCGGGAGGTGAACAGCTTCCTCTGCGATATCCCTCCACTGCTGGCCGTCTCCTGCAACGACACCAGTCTCAGTGAACTCCTCCTCTTCGTCGTCTGTGGCTTCATCCAGAAAGCCACCGTGTCGGCTATCGCCGTGTCCTCGGGTTCATTGCCGGAGCCGTGATCAGCATGCACTCGGCCAAGGGCCGACGGCGAGCAGCCTCTGCCTGTGGCTCCCACCTCCCGGCCGTGGCCGTGCTGTACGGGACACTCATTTTCATGAACCTGCGCCCCAGCTCCAGCTACACCCTGGGCACCGACAAGATGGCATCTGTGTTCTACACCCTCGTCATCCCAGCTCTCAACCCGCTCACCTACAGCCTCCACAACAAAGAGGTCGAGGAGGTGCTCAGAAGGAACTGGAAGCACTGCTGCTGTCCGGGGCCGGCGCACGAGTGCGAGGTCCGAGAGGCTGGTTAGGACTGACTCTGAAGAGATGAGGAGAGCTCTTCCCAGGCCCGGTCACTGTGGGTAAAGGTGGAGGTTCCTCTGGCTGGGTGTCTCTTGTCATTGTTtgaggtggag containing:
- the LOC103013976 gene encoding LOW QUALITY PROTEIN: olfactory receptor 5C1 (The sequence of the model RefSeq protein was modified relative to this genomic sequence to represent the inferred CDS: inserted 1 base in 1 codon); the protein is MMPENFTWARGTPTEFILLGITDRWDLHLTLFLIFLPVYLVSLLGNVGMVLLVYVAAQLHTPVYFFLANFSLLDACYSSAICPKMLVDQLLPCITIPYAACALQMFLFTGLVDAKCCLLTSMAYDHGVAIGNPLYTTAVSRRLCLVLLAASGLGAAVSAVVHTTFTFRLSFCGSREVNSFLCDIPPLLAVSCNDTSLSELLLFVVCGFIQKATVSAIAVSXGFIAGAVISMHSAKGRRRAASACGSHLPAVAVLYGTLIFMNLRPSSSYTLGTDKMASVFYTLVIPALNPLTYSLHNKEVEEVLRRNWKHCCCPGPAHECEVREAG